TGGGAGGGCGCCGAACCGTCCGCCGTGAGGCGTGCTCCATAACACTCCGCATGCCGGTCGGGAATCTACCCTTCGTCGCGAATGAATCCTTCGGGCTAATTGAGGAGGGGAGAGAAAAGGGCTGAGCAGGTTACGGCAGCGCGCAATGAGGGGGCACCTCCCGCCGACGGATGAACCGATATCCCGCGAGCAAAAGGAGCGCGCTCGCCAGATTCAATCCTGCATTCACCGTCGGTCAGAGCATGAGGTGTGGATGGTACACGACTTCTCCCCTTGCGCTCAAGGGCCAATGGGAAGGGCGGAATCCTTTGATGCGATTGACGTCGCTGAGCACGTTCGACTACCTTACTCCAACGGCATGAAGGCGTCATTCGTTCAGATTGTGATTCCGACGTACAACGAGCGGGAGAATATTCCGTCTCTCATCGCGGAGATTCGTGCGCGCTATCCGGATGCCGATATCGTCATTGTAGACGACGATTCGCCCGATGGAACAGCCGATATCGTGGAGATGATGGCCGTGAGCGACTCGCGCCTTCATCTCCTGCGTCGCCGAGGACGTCGCAGCTTCGCGCGTTCGCTCATTGAGGGCATGCTGTGGGCGCTCGCCCGCGAGCCGCAGTTCGTGATCCAGATGGACGCCGATCTCTCGCATCATCCGCAGTACATC
The genomic region above belongs to Blastocatellia bacterium and contains:
- a CDS encoding polyprenol monophosphomannose synthase gives rise to the protein MVHDFSPCAQGPMGRAESFDAIDVAEHVRLPYSNGMKASFVQIVIPTYNERENIPSLIAEIRARYPDADIVIVDDDSPDGTADIVEMMAVSDSRLHLLRRRGRRSFARSLIEGMLWALAREPQFVIQMDADLSHHPQYIGDLLRAADEADLVIGSRYVGRRVNVINWPLSRLFLSVFANAYVRTITRLPVFDTTGGFRCWRAEALRAIDLPSIRSEGYAFQIETLYRAHRLGHRVVEVPIIFTERNAGASKMSTRIILESAICPWLLLLWRSAPRSRA